The proteins below are encoded in one region of Hypomesus transpacificus isolate Combined female unplaced genomic scaffold, fHypTra1 scaffold_149, whole genome shotgun sequence:
- the LOC124488619 gene encoding serine/threonine-protein kinase pim-1-like, whose amino-acid sequence MITRSSKNILSPAPNTKGQGWRDPDRDGGRKRKRSGTHNAQNSKARPETSTRMEPCAISTPPAPKVLCRWPENVSQGCYDVPLEDWSPRPTGWLEPTPYDTAPVPGQSSRPVPLRGAEETGHCQDHGSSSTFCPRATKRPRKAARLEKLYFKGPLLGKGGYGSVYAGTRKTDGMPVAIKYVSKAQADEELDIPGQGGSLPLEVALMKQVNMAPQCPYVLRMLEWFDQPTRYVMVLERPEPCQDLVAFCQDHGGLITEGLARQVMVQLLRALDHCRERGVLHRDVKPENMLIQIDSHRVKLFDFGCGDLLKYTAYKDYAGTLEYTPPEWFLQRQYLAGPTTVWSVGITLFTLVCGLLPFTTIRETIKGRVHFSRSVSPECRHLIRWCLSAKPKDRPTLEQIQLHPWLL is encoded by the exons ATGATAACACGCAGCTCCAAGAATATTCTCTCCCCAG CCCCCAATACCAAGGGCCAGGGTTGGAGAGACCCGGACAGGGACGGAGGCCGAAAGAGGAAGAGGTCAGGTACTCACAATGCCCAAAACTCGAAAGCCAGACCAGAAACTAGCACGCGAATGGAGCCATGTGCTATATCTACGCCCCCTGCCCCCAAGGTCCTGTGCCGATGGCCTGAAAACGTTAGCCAAGGATGCTATGATGTGCCCCTTGAAGACTGGAGCCCACGACCTACTGGATGGCTGGAACCCACGCCCTATGACACGGCTCCAGTCCCAGGTCAGAGCTCCAGGCCTGTTCCcctgagaggagcagaggagacaggTCACTGCCAGGACCATGGATCCTCCTCTACTTTCTGTCCCAGAGCCACTAAACGGCCCCGGAAAG CAGCAAGACTGGAGAAGCTGTATTTCAAGGGGCCGTTGCTAGGTAAAGGGGGCTATGGCTCAGTGTATGCGGGGACCAGGAAGACTGATGGCATGCCG GTAGCCATCAAGTATGTGTCCAAGGCCCAAGCCGACGAGGAGCTGGACATT CCGGGACAAGGCGGATCCCTGCCCCTGGAGGTGGCGCTCATGAAGCAGGTAAACATGGCTCCCCAGTGCCCCTACGTCTTGCGCATGCTGGAGTGGTTTGACCAGCCCACGCGCTACGTCATGGTGCTGGAGCGCCCCGAGCCTTGCCAGGACCTGGTGGCCTTCTGCCAGGACCACGGGGGCCTCATCACTGAAGGGTTGGCACGGCAGGTGATGGTGCAACTACTGAGGGCGCTGGATCACTGCCGTGAGCGAGGGGTCCTGCACCGCGACGTCAAGCCGGAGAACATGCTCATCCAGATCGACTCTCACCGGGTCAAGCTCTTTGACTTTGGCTGTGGGGATCTGCTGAAGTATACCGCCTACAAGGACTATGCAG GCACCCTGGAGTACACCCCTCCAGAGTGGTTCCTCCAGAGACAGTACCTGGCAGGGCCCACCACGGTCTGGTCTGTGGGCATCACCCTCTTCACCCTGGTGTGTGGCCTCTTGCCCTTCACCACCATCCGGGAGACCATCAAGGGGCGTGTGCACTTCTCTAGGAGCGTCTCCCcag AATGCCGTCATCTGATTCGCTGGTGTCTGAGCGCCAAGCCAAAGGACCGTCCGACGCTGGAGCAGATCCAGCTCCACCCCTGGCTACTATGA